In the Acidaminococcales bacterium genome, CGCCTTGCTGTTCCATTGACGAGAAATTCAACGTCCTGCCGACCATTCAAACCTTGGGCAAGCTTAATATGCGCAAAGGTTCCAAAAAATGGGGGCTGTCCTTTCAAACCCATAAAATGGCCGACATGCAGTAGCGCAGGGCCCGCCAAAGGAACACGGCCGCGTGGGGGGGAGGGGTAAGCATTGTTCTCTTTTGAAGAAACGGTCCGTTTCGCCGACACCGACATGATGGGCGTGGCGCACCACGCCAATTACTTTCGGTGGTTCGAGTCTGCCAGGGTGGCTTTTTTGAAAGCCGCCGGCATTGATCTTTGGGACTTGATGAAAGCCGGCTATTCTTTTCCGATCAGCGACGCGCGTTGCGTTTACAAGGTTTCCGCGCGTTACGGCGATTGCCTTGGCATACAGGTAACAATGCCCGAATTGACGCGGGCAAAGATGGTGTTTTCCTACCAGGCGCGCCGGCGCGCCGATGCCGCATTGCTGGCCGAAGGCCATACCTGCAACGTTTTTACCAATGCGGGCGGCAAGGTCGCGCGGCTTTGCGATGAATTTTATCAGCCGCTTCTTAGTTTTTACGAAAAGGAAAAGTCCGCCGCCGGGGGCGAACCGTGACGGCCGTTTATGTGCTTTTGGCGGCCGCGCTTTTGCTGGCGGCGGCTGTTTGCGTTTATATAGCGGCGCAGGGCGACGAGGCGGTCGCCATTTTGCCAAAGGAGCGCGA is a window encoding:
- a CDS encoding acyl-CoA thioesterase encodes the protein MFSFEETVRFADTDMMGVAHHANYFRWFESARVAFLKAAGIDLWDLMKAGYSFPISDARCVYKVSARYGDCLGIQVTMPELTRAKMVFSYQARRRADAALLAEGHTCNVFTNAGGKVARLCDEFYQPLLSFYEKEKSAAGGEP